A single genomic interval of Lacrimispora sphenoides JCM 1415 harbors:
- the pssD gene encoding PssD/Cps14F family polysaccharide biosynthesis glycosyltransferase gives MKNDKLKVCLVGSSGGHLTHLYMLKPFWENKDRFWVTFDKEDARSLLQGEIFYPAYYPSNRSIKALLINTWRALRILRKEKPDLIISSGAAAAVPFFWIGKIFGSKTIYIEVFDRIDASTLAGKLCYPVTDRFIVEWDEMKAVYPKAINLGSIF, from the coding sequence ATGAAAAACGATAAATTAAAGGTCTGTTTGGTTGGATCGTCAGGTGGGCATTTGACACACTTATATATGCTGAAACCATTTTGGGAAAATAAAGATCGGTTTTGGGTTACCTTTGACAAAGAAGATGCACGTTCTTTACTTCAGGGGGAAATATTTTATCCGGCATATTATCCTTCAAACCGATCAATTAAGGCACTTCTAATTAATACATGGCGTGCTCTAAGGATACTTAGAAAAGAAAAGCCAGATTTAATTATTTCATCTGGAGCAGCAGCTGCTGTTCCTTTTTTTTGGATAGGAAAAATATTTGGGTCAAAGACAATATATATAGAAGTGTTTGATAGAATTGATGCTTCAACACTTGCAGGTAAACTCTGTTATCCAGTCACAGATAGATTTATTGTAGAATGGGATGAGATGAAGGCAGTATATCCTAAAGCAATTAATCTAGGCAGTATATTCTAA
- a CDS encoding glycosyltransferase family 2 protein, whose amino-acid sequence MIFSIIIPIYNVEKYLKKCITSITNQKFNDYEIIMIDDYSTDNSLKIAEEYTNDKNIRLIKKKKNMGLSDTRNVGIDNSSGDYLIFLDSDDYIEDGALDLLSNVIIDQGFPDIIYTGFVEERENVAETKFGYVSKRESLYDREGFLKSELSNRTLYAPACFGVYKRSLIVENRVYFKIGLLHEDELWTPSILMRAHTIYTSGIAFYHYVRRDNSITKTKDKTQNGIDLICTCYELIRVSNMIHNKHIRKLFRNHIAMLYMKGTAIGKLYKKNDGVCIDRFLPFKLSCMKKDITKALLFMVSTRAYCILDERLGEKN is encoded by the coding sequence ATGATTTTTTCAATTATCATACCAATTTATAATGTTGAGAAATATTTAAAAAAGTGCATTACAAGTATTACCAATCAGAAATTTAATGATTATGAAATAATTATGATAGACGATTACAGTACAGATAATTCTCTTAAGATTGCTGAGGAGTATACCAACGATAAAAATATTAGATTAATAAAAAAGAAAAAGAATATGGGATTGTCTGATACTAGAAATGTGGGCATAGATAATAGCTCAGGAGACTATTTAATTTTTTTGGATTCTGATGATTATATTGAAGATGGGGCATTAGACTTATTAAGTAATGTAATAATTGACCAGGGATTTCCTGATATTATTTATACAGGATTTGTAGAAGAAAGAGAGAATGTAGCGGAGACAAAATTTGGATATGTTAGTAAAAGAGAGAGTTTGTATGATAGAGAGGGGTTTTTGAAAAGTGAACTTTCAAATAGAACGCTGTATGCGCCTGCATGTTTTGGCGTGTATAAAAGAAGTCTAATAGTTGAAAATCGTGTTTATTTTAAGATTGGATTACTTCATGAGGATGAGTTATGGACGCCAAGCATATTAATGAGGGCTCATACAATATATACAAGTGGTATTGCATTCTATCATTATGTTCGTAGAGATAATTCCATAACGAAAACTAAAGATAAAACACAAAACGGAATCGATTTGATATGTACCTGCTATGAATTGATTAGAGTATCTAATATGATTCATAATAAGCATATAAGAAAATTATTTAGAAATCATATAGCTATGCTTTATATGAAAGGTACCGCTATTGGGAAGCTGTATAAAAAAAATGATGGCGTTTGTATAGATCGATTTCTGCCATTTAAACTATCTTGTATGAAAAAAGATATAACAAAGGCTTTGCTATTTATGGTTAGTACAAGAGCTTACTGTATTTTAGACGAAAGATTAGGTGAGAAAAACTGA
- a CDS encoding glycosyltransferase family 32 protein, with translation MIPKTIHYCWFGDNPKSELIKKCIESWKEFAPDFDIVEWNETNFDISKYKYAKQAYEKKNYAFVSDVARFDVLNTYGGIYLDTDVELIKPIERLLNNNLFMGYDQKGLIATGLIMGSEPKKEMLEEILEYYSKNSFLLQNGLPDNTTVVTIVSDILKGNGFILNGDYYEDPSTLTLYPSEVFDPFDYENDRMKITDSTISIHHYAASWKSENDKRIYRIGKLIKKIVGNHAYDKIARIKHKIIG, from the coding sequence ATGATACCCAAAACGATACACTATTGTTGGTTTGGCGACAATCCTAAGAGTGAGTTAATAAAAAAATGTATTGAAAGTTGGAAAGAATTTGCACCAGATTTTGATATTGTAGAATGGAATGAAACGAATTTTGATATTAGCAAATACAAATACGCCAAACAAGCATATGAAAAAAAGAACTATGCATTTGTATCTGATGTTGCAAGGTTTGATGTGTTAAATACATATGGTGGAATATATTTAGACACGGATGTAGAACTGATAAAACCGATAGAAAGGTTATTGAATAATAACCTTTTTATGGGCTATGATCAAAAAGGTTTAATTGCAACTGGATTGATAATGGGGAGCGAGCCTAAAAAAGAAATGCTTGAAGAAATTTTGGAATATTATTCAAAAAATTCCTTTCTTTTACAAAATGGGCTTCCTGATAATACTACTGTTGTAACAATTGTAAGTGACATCTTAAAAGGTAATGGATTTATCTTAAATGGTGACTATTATGAAGATCCTTCAACATTAACACTATATCCAAGTGAGGTATTTGATCCATTTGACTATGAAAATGACAGGATGAAAATAACAGATTCAACAATTTCTATTCATCATTATGCTGCTTCTTGGAAAAGTGAAAATGATAAAAGGATTTATCGAATAGGGAAATTAATTAAAAAAATCGTGGGCAATCATGCCTACGATAAAATTGCTAGAATTAAACACAAAATTATAGGATGA
- a CDS encoding glycosyltransferase: MIFVTVGTHEQQFNRLVEYMDKWAERHDEKVIIQSGYSTYEPKIATWSILFPYSKMVEMVEEARIVITHGGPSSFIMPLQIGKTPVVVPRKHSFNEHVNDHQVKFCKEVESRMGTILVVEDVENLGTILENYDKIKKDGKNTSNNAKFNADLSEIVNEMFEEKIS, encoded by the coding sequence ATGATTTTTGTTACAGTTGGAACACATGAACAGCAGTTTAATCGTTTGGTTGAGTACATGGATAAATGGGCTGAGAGACATGATGAGAAAGTGATTATTCAGTCTGGTTACAGCACATATGAGCCTAAGATTGCAACATGGTCGATACTGTTTCCATACTCAAAGATGGTAGAAATGGTTGAAGAAGCAAGAATTGTAATTACGCATGGTGGACCATCAAGCTTTATAATGCCATTGCAAATTGGTAAAACGCCAGTAGTTGTTCCGAGAAAACATAGTTTTAATGAGCATGTTAATGATCACCAAGTGAAGTTTTGTAAAGAAGTAGAAAGTAGAATGGGAACTATTTTGGTTGTTGAAGATGTGGAGAATCTGGGGACGATTCTTGAGAATTATGATAAAATTAAAAAAGATGGGAAAAATACCAGTAATAATGCCAAGTTCAATGCGGACTTAAGTGAAATTGTAAATGAGATGTTTGAGGAGAAGATATCATGA
- a CDS encoding O-antigen ligase family protein — translation MGSKTINKMDMAIYCLYIALFKPYFLPETIRTLLKIVLVSIVMIYLFNHMKVKELKNESVVFCAYVSILGVILYVLQMANIKAALDGILYGVCFFEVFALIKHCCNRGKSSRLLKCLLNITFVYCLLTIVSVAIYGIENNSNDALYFFGSKFSSSYFFIFYLALFYSLYYEKIKKNLLWKAVFVSLILISVIFSAYVICATALVSTFVFVVFLFLPEKLKRFLTSPRIATVFLLLSAIIVPFLGVLLNLPFVENFVVNVLHKTSNLTNRLNLYNIYLFPVIKEKLWFGHGYSNDALELASGVMWNSKLTYYANAQNGLLDFVVKFGVVGVTIFLILFYKCFQKAKKTRKVVGIQTVIYALILASIVEVTINWIFIIGIALVCWLDNDNLVTPKSV, via the coding sequence ATGGGTAGTAAAACAATAAATAAGATGGATATGGCGATATATTGTTTATATATAGCTTTATTTAAACCGTATTTTTTACCAGAAACAATTAGAACCTTACTTAAGATAGTTCTTGTTTCAATAGTGATGATTTATTTATTCAATCATATGAAAGTAAAGGAACTAAAAAATGAGTCAGTTGTGTTCTGTGCATATGTGAGTATTTTAGGAGTTATACTATATGTATTACAAATGGCGAATATTAAAGCTGCTTTGGACGGAATATTATATGGAGTATGTTTTTTTGAGGTTTTTGCACTCATTAAGCATTGCTGTAATAGGGGCAAGAGTAGTCGTTTGCTAAAGTGCTTACTAAACATAACGTTTGTTTATTGCTTATTAACCATTGTATCTGTAGCAATATATGGAATTGAGAATAATTCAAATGATGCTTTGTATTTTTTTGGGTCTAAATTTAGCTCTAGCTACTTTTTTATATTTTATTTAGCGCTGTTTTATTCACTTTATTATGAAAAAATAAAGAAAAATTTATTGTGGAAAGCTGTTTTTGTTTCACTTATTCTAATAAGTGTAATTTTCTCGGCATACGTCATCTGTGCCACGGCTTTAGTATCAACATTTGTATTTGTTGTTTTCTTATTTTTGCCAGAGAAATTAAAGAGATTTTTGACTTCCCCAAGAATAGCAACTGTTTTTTTATTGCTGTCTGCTATTATTGTTCCTTTCTTGGGAGTACTATTAAATCTACCATTTGTAGAAAATTTTGTTGTAAATGTGCTGCATAAGACGAGCAATTTAACAAACAGGTTAAATCTGTATAATATTTATCTATTTCCTGTAATAAAGGAAAAATTGTGGTTTGGGCATGGGTATAGTAATGATGCATTGGAACTTGCGAGTGGAGTTATGTGGAATTCAAAACTTACATATTATGCCAATGCACAAAATGGTTTATTAGATTTTGTAGTTAAATTTGGTGTTGTTGGTGTTACAATTTTTTTGATATTGTTTTATAAATGTTTTCAAAAGGCAAAGAAGACTAGAAAAGTAGTAGGAATACAAACAGTAATATATGCTTTGATTTTAGCATCTATTGTCGAAGTGACAATAAATTGGATTTTTATTATAGGCATAGCATTAGTTTGTTGGCTTGATAATGATAATTTAGTAACACCAAAAAGTGTGTAA
- a CDS encoding polysaccharide pyruvyl transferase family protein, with protein sequence MKICILSMQSIVNYGSVLQAYALRRLLQNLGHEVDFIDIQGDGDSIPEIDYSNDNMRCNLMYLYHRLANHLQRKKIKEFQIDVLELNETNNLKEYDVCVIGSDEVFNCNQKSSWGFSMQLFGKVTNAKKVITYAASCGQTSFEQLTDDKKEKIKCALRNLNAISVRDKNTMDFVNAFGYRQCNYSLDPTLVYDFSKDLSISSTSKGKYNNICLIYAYQDRISDPREISYIKEFCKKKGLRIVAAGAYQSWLKEQLYLKPFKLLEAFSQADFVITDTFHGAIFSIKYTERFAILVRDGNRNKLQDLVERLGVKNHRAQDISDLDKIYGLKKETDTIESVIAMEKEKSYKYLKEQI encoded by the coding sequence GTGAAGATATGTATATTATCAATGCAAAGTATAGTAAATTATGGTTCGGTTCTACAGGCATATGCTCTCAGACGTTTACTGCAAAATCTGGGACATGAAGTTGATTTTATTGATATACAAGGAGATGGTGATAGCATACCAGAAATAGATTATAGTAACGATAATATGAGATGCAATTTGATGTATTTGTATCATAGACTTGCTAACCATTTACAACGAAAAAAGATAAAAGAATTTCAGATTGATGTGCTTGAACTTAATGAGACTAATAATTTGAAGGAGTATGATGTTTGTGTCATTGGTAGCGATGAAGTATTTAACTGTAATCAAAAATCTAGTTGGGGTTTTTCAATGCAATTGTTTGGTAAGGTTACAAATGCAAAAAAAGTCATTACATATGCTGCTTCTTGTGGGCAGACATCTTTTGAACAATTGACAGATGATAAGAAAGAAAAGATTAAATGTGCACTAAGAAATCTTAATGCAATTTCTGTACGAGATAAAAACACAATGGATTTCGTTAATGCTTTTGGATATCGACAGTGTAACTATAGTCTCGATCCAACACTAGTATATGATTTTTCGAAGGATTTATCTATTAGTTCTACTTCTAAAGGTAAATATAATAATATATGCTTGATTTATGCATATCAGGATAGAATTTCAGATCCGAGGGAGATTTCTTATATCAAAGAATTCTGCAAGAAAAAAGGATTGAGAATTGTAGCAGCAGGTGCATATCAATCATGGTTAAAGGAACAGTTGTATTTGAAGCCGTTTAAACTTTTAGAAGCATTTAGTCAAGCCGATTTTGTTATTACTGATACTTTTCATGGAGCAATTTTTTCTATAAAGTATACTGAAAGATTTGCAATACTTGTCCGAGATGGTAATAGAAATAAACTTCAAGATTTAGTTGAAAGATTAGGTGTAAAGAATCATCGGGCACAAGATATAAGTGATTTGGATAAGATTTATGGCTTAAAAAAAGAAACTGATACTATAGAAAGTGTTATTGCCATGGAAAAGGAAAAATCATACAAATACCTGAAAGAGCAAATTTAG